The Arachis hypogaea cultivar Tifrunner chromosome 14, arahy.Tifrunner.gnm2.J5K5, whole genome shotgun sequence genome has a segment encoding these proteins:
- the LOC140178550 gene encoding uncharacterized protein, with the protein MELMQLKQGSMSVAEYTNKFEELCRFFRVCQSDPETYKSWRCIKYQRDLKDNIMTAVALMEIRVFSDLVNNARVVEEYAKTVAASKDTHRGSSSRGRGKYFHPRGQSFKRGGYAPQGQGGFRKNTHDQIQPGKGRGNQSGCFNCGLPGHFARDCTRGRNQNTGQSQHQGRVFAVNAKDASKENPLMRGICLIGDKSLVALYDIGALHSFISFDKVEELGLKVSELPFDLHVYTPHQTVMTRSGCRQVGFKLESRYFVHDLICLPLVGLEMILGFDWLLKNRVLLDCFERTIQFMPEGGNGVVVATGYYLNSVMMRCSGEECQGYILLAANTLRDAQNLDQIPVVRDFPEVFLEDIPEFPLQRKIEFAIELVPGAGPVSIAPYRMAPIDLAELKTQVKEDDIPKIAFRTHYRHYEFVANVVADALSRKSLTIAWMRIKEEELVDKFVDLKMDIGEVAGRACLNQLQISSTFKSEIQRAQQDEQRLQ; encoded by the exons atggagctaatgcagctgaagcaaggttccatGTCTGTGGCCGAGTACACTAATAAGTTCGAAGAGCTTTGTAGGTTTTTTCGGGTGTGTCAGAGTGACCCGGAGACTTACAAGAGCTGGAGATGCATTAAGTACCAGAGGGATTTGAAAGACAACATTATGACTGCTGTGGCTCTTATGGAGATCCGTGTCTTCTCTGACTTGGTGAATAATGCTAGAGTAGTGGAGGAGTATGCCAAGACCGTGGCGGCATCTAAGGACACTCATAGAGGGAGTTCTAGTCGGGGGCGTGGCAAGTATTTCCATCCTAGAGGGCAAAGCTTCAAGAGAGGAGGATATGCACCTCAAGGTCAAGGAGGCTTCAGAAAGAACACACATGACCAGATTCAACCTGGCAAGGGGAGAGGAAATCAGAGTGGGTGCTTCAATTGTGGCTTGCCTGGTCATTTCGCGAGGGATTGCACTCGTGGGAGGAACCAGAATACGGGCCAGAGTCAGCATCAAGGTCGAGTCTTTGCTGTGAATGCCAAGGATGCTTCTAAGGAAAATCCATTGATGAGAGGTATATGTCTAATTGGTGATAAGTCCTTAGTTGCATTATATGATATTGGAGCTTTGCATTCGTTTATTTCGTTTGATAAAGTTGAGGAATTAGGCTTGAAAGTGTCAGAGTTACCTTTTGATCTGCATGTATATACTCCACATCAAACAGTTATGACTAGGTCAGGTTGTAGacaagtaggtttcaagcttgagAGTAGATACTTTGTGCACGATTTGATCTGTTTACCCTTGGTGGGACTTGAAATGATTTTGGGATTTGATTGGTTGTTGAAGAACCGggttttgttggattgctttgaacGGACAATTCAGTTTATGCCAGAAGGAGGGAATGGGGTAGTGGTAGCTACGGGGTATTACCTGAACTCTGTAATGATGCGTTGTAGTGGGGAGGAGTGTCAGGGTTATATTCTGTTGGCTGCGAATACGTTGCGTGATGCCCAGAACTTGGATCAGATACCGGTGGTTAGAGATTTTCCAGAAGTATTTCTGGAAGATATCCCTGAGTTCCCACTTCAAAGGAAAATTGAATTTGCGATTGAATTGGTGCCAGGAGCCGGACCAGTATCGATTGCGCCATATAGAATGGCTCCGATAGATCTGGCAGAGttaaagactca GGTGAAAGAGGATGATATCCCTAAGATTGCATTTAGGACGCACTATAGACACTACGAGTTTGTG gcgaacgtagtagCAGATGCTCTGAGTCGGAAATCTTTAACAATAGCTTGGATGAGGATTAAGGAAGAGGAGCTAGTAgataagtttgtggatcttaagatggatattggtgaagttgcTGGGAGAGCTTGTTTGAACCAACTACAAATCTCAAGCACGTTTAAATCAGAAATACAaagggctcagcaagatgagcagAGGCTTCAGTAA